The Lolium rigidum isolate FL_2022 chromosome 1, APGP_CSIRO_Lrig_0.1, whole genome shotgun sequence region CATTCAAGCATGTCACAGTGTACAATATTATGAATCAAGAGGCCCAAATTTTCTTAATAAGAAGAATACTAATCCATATTGACAAATGATGATTTTGCCAATTTAGTTTGTACCTCACGCCTGCTCAAGCTCATAATTTTGTTTGAAGCATCTTGCAGTTACATACCGAGTCCAAGCTGCAAGGCAAGCTTGCAATTAAGACAACATATTAGCTGGCCAGATTTCCTCCACAATCACACAGCCTAGACTTTGTTTTGCTTTGTATTGTTTGTATACATCGATGTTATGAAAAATgagctctccattaagaaaacacAATGAAACACGTAACATATTCAGTTTTCCGTTGGCCCAGCTGAGGTGGTAATTGACTTTTTTTTGAATCGTCGTGTAGCTGTAATGTTAATGTACTAAGCATCCATATCATTTGAGCACATACGTATATGATAGTGTATTACAGTGTGGTGTCCACGATTGAGTACTGAGACCAACCAGATGTGTTCAATGGGTGGGAAATCTCATGAATACCGGATTAATTTTGATATGGACAACAGGATTTTCAATCAATCAAATAATTAGACGCAATGACCCAACAATTTTGCAATCACTCATCAGCTCAGAGGTAGAACCAAGGTAGGTCACAAGTCGTTGCAGCACACAGAGAACTAAGATCTAGCTAGTAGCGTACCATACTGGGACTTCTGTAGGCCTCGAGCTCTGCCGGAGGCCGCGGATGTCGCCGGAGCCGGAGGTGGATGGCGCTGACGCGCCGGCGCGGTTTCTCTGTCGTCGCCTTTGCCCTCACGGGCGGTGGAGGAAGCGGAGATGGTAGTAGCCCCTGGGCTTCATTTGGGCTGGTAGGCTAGGCCAGTATACATTCCAGTTTGGCTCTAACGCCTGAACCCTGAAGGCTTTCAATACGGGCTGCATCTTGCTCCGCCCATTAAAAAGGTACTACAATTTTCTTTTGAATCTTGAaaatatatatttattttttaaaatacacTTCATCAGTAGTAAGGGAACAATATACCCCTTCGTTCGCACAgcgatgtctcaactttgttaaaACATGCACACACACATGTTTTAACAAAATTGAAACATCCTTTCATAAATCGCCGCGCCTCCCTCCCATCTCGCCGCCGCCAAGGGGCGCAACCTAGGCGAAGCTCAGGCGGCGTCGGCAGGGGCGAGGTGTCTCCTCTCCCCCACGTGGTGGCGGCAGCGTGGGCCATGGCAGCCGGTAGGGGCGCGATGTTGGGCGAGGGCATCGTGGCGCGGCTACtcgacggcggcgcggtggctcCGCGGCCTTGGCGTGCCCTGGGCGGCGGCGCCTCCCTCCGGGCGTCCGCAGCGGCGGGCGACGCAAGCTCATCCCGCTCCTGCTTGCGGGTAGGAGGCTTCAGCATTAGGGGCGGCAGCCTTGGTGCCACGTTGGGTCGGCGATGGATGGTTGAATCAAAAGAATTCCTTTTTTGAAGTTCAATTCTTATCAGAGGACAGACAATATGAATATTATACCTTGTTCCATTAAAACACTCAAGGGGTTATACGATATATCGATATATCGGGCGTAGAAGTAGGCCAACATTTCTATTGGCAAATAGGAAGTTTCCAAATTCATGCCCAAGTACTCATTACTTCTTGGGTTGTAATTACTATCTTGTTAGGTCCAGTTGCCATACCTGTTCGGAATCCACAAACCGTACCAATGGACGGTCAGAATTTCTTCGAATATGTCCTTGAGTTTATTCGAGACTTGAGCAAAACTCAGATTGGAGAAGAATATGGTCCCTGGGTTTCATTTATTGGAACTATgttcctttttatttttgtttcgaaTTGGGGCCACTTTTGAGGAGGACGTCGGGGAGTGGGATGGGAAGAGGCAACAGGGATGGCTGGTTTCAGGGCGTGGGGCAGTAGGATTTCCATCCTGTTGCCCTCTctcgtggtggtgcaggtgcgtcGCGTGTTCGCAAGTTCAAGTTCTTCACGGTGGATTCCCACTCTTCCTCAGTTTCAGCAGCGAGCAGAGTTTGGACGTCGGGGCGGCGGACCTGGTCGGTGGGAGCCATTTTGGTTGTTGGGTGTGCAACTGGCTCAGGTGTTGGCTAGAAACCACAGATGTGGGGGAGACATGGTGTCTGGCGAGCAGCGTGTAGTGGCAGCGGTTCGGCCATCTCTTCGGTCGGTACCCTCTGTAGAAGGTGGGGAGTTATTGCTGAGGGGAAACCGTTGCCCGCTCGGGCCACGGCGTCGACATCCGTGGACAttgttaccttcttgaaggcgtcgccgAGGCTTCTCCTTGTCATTCTACGTGCTCCGGGTGAAAGCTCAAGATCCTCGGATCAAACAGTGTGGCGGCGCTCTGGTGTCGTGCTTTTCTTGAAGAATCTCTCTTGGAACATTCTACGGGTGGCTCTCCGTGGGTTGTGTGGCGGAGGCGCGTTATCTTCGGATGGTGGCTCTTCGGCAAGGCTTTGCTTCGTGTTCTGCTCCCTCGTTGAGCTTTCCTTGTGTTGCTTGTTGGATTGTGAGCAGCGATGGCTGGTTCCTGGTGGTGGTCGGACTCTAGTGGCGTCGCCTGCGATGGATGAGGTCCATTGAGGGCGTACCTGTTCGATGGCTCGCTCTCTGTGTGAGCTCCGGCCCAACACTATCCTAGTCTTCGTAATAGTCGTGCTTAGTCGTGTTTGTTATCCTTGCTTTCAGTTGTAGCTTCTTGGTAGTTCATGTGGGTGTGTAAATCGTTCTTGTAAGCTGGGTTCGGTACCATGTACCTTTTTTCACCGTTGGCGTTATTAATTTAAGATCCTTTAGgtcttttatctaaaaaataGAGGGAGTATGAGTTATATGATAGAAATGTTCACATGTATCAAAAATTGTTCTCGTATCTAGAAAATAAATGTTCATGTATTTTCAAAAAATGTTCTTGTATGACATcaaaatcaaataaaaaaatgAGCTTTCATGTATAATAGTATTATCTTTGTCCGTAAAAGAATGTCTTGTACTTGTCCAAATTGTCTTGGAATCCTGAAAAATATTTTCTCTTGTAATTTTTAGGATATCATATGTTTACCTATAAGGAAAAAATACAAagtaaaataaataaatgaacgcaccaaaaaactaaaaaataaaatggGCCACCATTAGGGTATACGTGCACATAACTGATGGCCGTGTGGAGCTAATATATAATTGTGTAACCTGACAGCATGATGCTAATCAATCTTAATTATATATGCACCAGAAAATCGAATTACACGGAGTCACAGATCGTCTGCAGATTGCGGCTGGTAAGGGCCAACGGCCGCACGAATGCAGTCAACATGCAAAGTCGTAGTATCAGCAGCGGTTCATCAGACATTTATTCTTGTTGCGAAAGGCCCAGATTTGTTACAAAAGCCGTAAAATGGATATACAGAGAAGTAGAGAACATAACAGAAacaatttagaaaaaaaaaattacagaagAAAATCCTGATTCCTGGCCATCGGTGGTGATCAGTTACTCTATCTGCTTCAGCAACACTCTCTGGAGCTGTACAAGAGAATATTCGAGTTATGCATCGAGCTGTGTTGTCAGACAGGTCACACGTCCCTAAGAAAAGAAGCACACACCACTAACACCGCATTCCACGATGTAGCTCTATAGGTCAAGAGAGCTACCTATTGCTTCCATCACTAAGTATCAACCACCAGGAACCACAGCTTCCTGATCATTTCATTTGCATGCTTGCAGATCTCATGATCTTGATCTCATTACATTAAATTACAGGTATATGCTCGTGCACAGCTGCAGATGTCGCTGCCAGCAGCACCTGCGCTGAGACATGCCAGCCTCACCGGCTCTCATTCACAGGTGTTGGAGCTGGTAATGGACTATCGATCTTCAGAGTATTGTTCAGCTTCTCTTCAGGCAATCGATCCAGAGAAGGTATGACGAGACCCAGCAATAGAGAAAACCCCCTTGGTTCTTCTTGCCGCCAATAAGTAGGACATGACAATGTGAGAGGCCTAGCTAGCAGCACCTAATGCACCCTGAGATTGCAAAGGATCACATGTAGTAGTTAATAGCACTAGTAGAAACATGCAAGCGATGCTCACCACATGAACACACCGTGTTGCGTCGGAGCCCAGAGTCAACTGTTCCTCCACCAATCAGCACTAGCTCTTTCTCTCAACATCTCCCTCCCCACTCACCAATCTCATGATCTCGAACTGGATCTCACAATAGACTAAACGCTCGTGCAGATGACTCTGCCGCCCATAGTAGACATGACAGGGTGATCAAAAGCTCAAACACAGACTGTTAGGGATGCTAGTTGCACTGATCATGAAACATAAAAAAGCATCAGCTTGTCGTCCAGATGGGTGGCTTTTATTCCAGAAGCACTACAACCCATCAAGGATGAGATTCGTGCTGTCTGCAGACTGCACGGTCACCAACTGCATGGCTTCTGCCTATATAGGGAGGTAAACCATACCGGTCGAGCACCATTGCAACAGTTTCTTTTCTCCGAATCTCTCTCTTCCATTTCCAGATACATAGAAAGGACTCCATCTCCCGTTCCAGCCATGGCTAGTCATCTCAGATCTGTGTGTGCGCCTTCTAGCTCCTGCTCCAGCGAAACCAACAGCAAAAAATGTCTGGAGATGCAGAAGGTGAAGTCACCTTCTGCAGATGCTCGATGGGTTCAGAAGGTATGTAGGTATGCGCAACAACATTGAGGAGCTATGTTTGCAAGCGGCCAAATTATCCTTTGCCAACAATAGTGAAGGAAAGTTATGGAGCTGGAGATCGAACACTCTCTTCCACTTTTAACATCTTCAGTGCCATCCAAGAGCTTTTCAGAACTCGGGAATTACTGGCTCTCAAGAAAGGAGATGATGTAACTGTTAAGGCCAAAAGACAAGCCTTCATCTACAGGCAAATAAGGCCGAAAAATATTCAAAGAAAATTGGCTGCAGGGTGGTCAAAGTGTTGGCAAGAGAGGCCCGTTGCCTCGATGCTTGAATCATCCACGCAGCTCCTATTGAACCAAATTGCGATGCTGAGTTATACCAAGTGGTCTCTTGTCACCCAAGACATTTCAGAAGAAAAGAGTTGTATGCGACGAGGAGCAACTGAAAACAGAATTCGATATTGTTGATCTTCAGGGCAGTATTGAGATTTTGTTCAGGAGATTGCTCCAGAGAAGAGTCTCTCTTTTGATTGCTCGAAGCTTGTATGGATGATACCACACCTCTGATTCGCTGTGATTGGCATCCACCTTTTAGACAATCTGCTGATCATGATGACAAATTTCAATGCACAAATGGGAGTTGTACTGAAGTATACTTGGctgagaaacaaaaacaaaaaaaatgggtCCATTTCTTGTTGTCAATTTACTGTTTGTGCTTGCACAGCCTTAACTCAGACCCTATCTTAAGAGGAAAAAATAGTAATAAATTATGATCATCGCTGACCGTCATTCAAGCAGCTAACACTGTTTAAAATGAATATTAAAATTATTTACtaaaagatggtcatattattcagATGGTAGCTATCACACAAACGAACAAAGGATCCTTGTGCGGTGGTCGGGCTATTGATCGCTAAAGAAGGCCAACTCCAACATTTGAGGTTGACCACTCACGTAGCTATAACAGTCTACGATATTTTGAATCCAGAGGCCCAAAAAAGGCACAACCATGTATGCCAAGCTGGGTTTGCACAAAATTTGTCACAAAAAAAATTTCTCATTTTCATATCATTCTCAATACACTAATGAAACCCGATTGATTGATGAAAGGAGAGCAGCCAGCAAGACATGGTCACAGCTAAATGCTAGATTAGCAATCAATTAAATAATGCCTAGAGCATGCAATTGTGCCAAGGTCCACTAGCAGACTACCACACTGCTGGTTCTTGCTTCCAGTTGCAGGAACATGATAATTTGCTAGCGCGTCTTGAGGACAGAGGACACACTAAAATATGTACTAAACAGGAGACGACTTTGATGTTGTAATCCCTACCCTTATGCCAGATCTCCATCCATGGCAGACAGCATCTGGTAAAATAAATGGCACGATTATTCGTGTCTACCTATCAAATAGTCCTGCTTGTATGCTTCTTCGGTATAAATAGGCCTCAGAGGAAAGGTAGACACATCAAACATAAGTGCTTTGTCCTCCTTCTCACTTCAACCACAATACAGAGAAAAAAGCTTCAATATCCGAAATGGCTTTCCACCTACGATCGATAAGTTTGCCTTCAAGGCCTCAGGCCAACGAGGCCGAAGTCGAGCAGGAGCTGCTGAGCCTAGGGGCAAGCATATCTTCCTCCAACACCACCAGCACGACATGTGATGGTCTTAGGAGGCTTGGAGACATCTACAATGGTATTGAAGAGATTGTTGGCCTGCCAAGCAACCAAGTCGGGAAGATGTTGGATGGAGAGATGGAATGTTCTCTTGAGCTGTTGGATCTCTGCAGCACCATGCAAGAGATCTTCATGGAGATGAAGGCCATCATTCAAGAGTTGCAAGTGGCTCTAAGAAAAGGAGATGATGTAGCTGCTCAAGCCAAGATCCAGTCTTATTCTCGATTGGCGAAGAAGGCCCAgaaatatttcaagaagaccgcgAAGAAGGCTACTTCTGTGGGTTGCAGGATGGTCATGCTATTGACCAAGGCTAGAGAGATATCTGTATCTCTGCTGGAGTCTTCAGTCCATCTCTTGTCGAAGGAAATCAATATGCCTAAACAGTCTCTTGTCTCCAAAGCATTTCACAAGAAGAAGGCGATTGTTTGCGAGGAGGAGCAATTGCAGGCGATAGAGTGCAGTATTGGAGATCTTGAGAATGGGACAGGACATCTGTTCAGGAAATTAGTCCAGATCAGGGTTTCTCTCCTGAACATTCTTAGCTCATAGATCACTCCGCACCACTCTTGGCACATTGTGATTGGCATCCGCCTTTTTGAGGACTAGCTGATCTTGGTACAATTTTCCCAAGATGTAATTATGTATATAATACAAATGTACAGAAGTTAAAATAGAGAGGGACCAAAGTTTTGATTCATTTGCCCATTTCATTCTTCATGATGTGTTATTTGATCTAACTATATACTTAATTGCAGTATCATTGGTTCGTGCAATTTGTTGGGCGTACACTAAACATGACAGGTCGAAGTCACAGGGGCTAAGCCTGTTGTTAGCAGAAAAATTCAATTTGATCACCAAGATTCCCCACCACCACCCGCACATGGATTTGCAGTCTGGCACTGCAGTTGAATATTTCTAGTTTCAGAATGTATATGCAATTCGTTTAAATAAAATGAGTTTCTACAATGTTCAAGCATGTCACGGTGTACAATATTATGAATCCAGAGGCCCAAAAAAATCCACAACCATGCATCCTAGTACCCAAAAGAAATACCATTTACTAATCAAGATGGGGTCGCACAAAATTGGAAAGACACAAAATTTCTCATTTTCACATCAGTCTCGATACACTAATGGAGATCTGGTTGATTGATGACAGGAGAGCAGCCAGCGTGACATGGTCACAGCTAATTGCTGGATTAGCAATCAATTAAATAATGTGTCTAGAGCGTGCAATTATGCCAAGGTCCATTAGCAGACTACCACACTGCTGGTTCTTGCTTCCAGTTGCAGGAACATGATAATGTGCTGGCTCGTCTGGAGGAGAGAGGACACACTAAAATATGTACTAAACAGGAGACGACTTTGATGTTGTAACCGCTACCCTTATGCCAGATCTCCATCCATGGCAGACAGCATCTGGAAAAATAAATGGC contains the following coding sequences:
- the LOC124656743 gene encoding uncharacterized protein LOC124656743, with protein sequence MAFHLRSISLPSRPQANEAEVEQELLSLGASISSSNTTSTTCDGLRRLGDIYNGIEEIVGLPSNQVGKMLDGEMECSLELLDLCSTMQEIFMEMKAIIQELQVALRKGDDVAAQAKIQSYSRLAKKAQKYFKKTAKKATSVGCRMVMLLTKAREISVSLLESSVHLLSKEINMPKQSLVSKAFHKKKAIVCEEEQLQAIECSIGDLENGTGHLFRKLVQIRVSLLNILSS